The Anolis carolinensis isolate JA03-04 chromosome 2, rAnoCar3.1.pri, whole genome shotgun sequence genome has a window encoding:
- the LOC107982373 gene encoding protein FAM240C-like, producing MKRYTGSKRHHVVVHDAHGLKNFWEEIIETHSKRKQVEDSRLTRSALNKLRCEWAQRLEGRIKMLQKTSEKPKVEGSLLPIETFQPMHKTAA from the exons ATGAAGAGATATACTGGCTCCAAACGCCATCATGTGGTAGTCCATGATGCCCATGGCTTGAAGAATTTCTGGGAGGAAATCATTGAAACACACAGCAAGAGAAAGCAAGTTGAAGATTCACGATTGACCAGAAGTGCTTTGAACAA GCTCCGGTGCGAATGGGCTCAGAGACTGGAAGGTCGAATAAAGATGCTTCAGAAGACAAGCGAAAAGCCCAAAGTAGAGGGTAGCCTGCTGCCAATTGAAACTTTTCAGCCGATGCATAAAACAGCAGCCTGA